From Pseudoalteromonas rubra, one genomic window encodes:
- a CDS encoding CHASE2 domain-containing protein: MSLPRLWRKYYQQWLCGLFLIALFIALQLLTLSPASPYGDALKRLEGLGYDLRLKSTLSLQSRSFLPIVIVDIDEPSLKQVGRFPWSRHVMARLQSQLADAGVAVIAYDILFSEPELNPARQVLSHLDTQTSANVSHTLHALAPTIDADKAFASRLQETDTVLGLLFEHQPDILVGTLPETIFFSAIPATVLPVPAFAGHVANVSALQQNSPGSGFINSAPDSDGFIRNSMLLAKHQGQLYPALALEAARLYTMAEQVEVVTKPFGTGHSVEGIRLGTALIPTDDYGRVNVPYRGPAFSFPYVSAADVLNGQIDPELFDQAIIFVGTSAVGHADLRTTPVGVQYPGVEVHANVLEGLVFPELLPSRPNWMDGAVIMLLLLLGLLCVFILPRLEVLGIAVFTLCVSGLFIALSAYLWVKLRLDLPQVAVLTMLISQAMILGSLGFVREHKERLQIKSIFDQYVPPAHIQAMLDNPDSVSMEGEKRDITVLFADIRSFTTISESLDAGRLKSYLNQYFSPITRIIFEHQGTIDKYVGDMVMAFWNAPLPVQKHPELAVRCAMAMQEQVDALQEPMRQQSLPPFKIGIGLNTGDMNVGDMGSEYRRAYTVLGDAVNLGSRLEGLTKYYGVGILINETTHAQCPDLVCRPIDKVKVKGKNQAVTVYEPICSHEALTPDIREELDAHEQAWSLYLSQQWQQAQAAFTKLKERSPERKIYTLLSERILVLQANPPGEQWDGSYTHTSK; this comes from the coding sequence ATGAGCCTTCCGCGATTATGGCGTAAATATTATCAGCAATGGCTATGCGGCCTCTTTCTTATCGCTCTGTTTATCGCCTTGCAATTGCTCACATTATCCCCGGCCTCGCCCTATGGCGACGCTTTAAAACGCCTGGAAGGCCTGGGCTACGACTTGCGTTTGAAGTCGACTCTGTCTCTGCAATCGCGCTCTTTTTTACCCATTGTGATTGTCGATATCGATGAACCCAGTCTCAAACAAGTCGGCCGCTTCCCCTGGAGCCGCCATGTGATGGCACGTTTACAATCTCAGCTGGCAGATGCGGGCGTAGCCGTCATTGCCTACGACATCTTATTTTCAGAACCGGAACTGAACCCGGCCCGGCAAGTGCTCAGCCATCTTGATACGCAAACCTCAGCCAATGTCTCCCACACGTTACACGCTCTGGCCCCAACCATAGATGCCGACAAAGCATTTGCCAGCCGCTTACAGGAAACCGACACTGTACTTGGCCTGCTGTTCGAACATCAGCCTGATATTCTCGTCGGCACGTTACCAGAGACCATTTTTTTCAGTGCCATTCCTGCTACCGTGTTGCCCGTCCCGGCCTTTGCCGGACATGTTGCCAATGTCTCAGCATTACAACAAAACAGCCCGGGCAGTGGCTTTATAAACAGCGCCCCGGATAGCGATGGTTTCATTCGTAACTCGATGCTATTGGCCAAGCACCAGGGACAGCTTTATCCTGCATTGGCGCTGGAAGCAGCGCGACTCTATACCATGGCTGAACAAGTCGAGGTGGTCACTAAACCCTTTGGCACCGGGCACAGCGTTGAGGGAATACGCCTGGGTACAGCGCTTATTCCAACAGATGACTACGGCCGCGTCAACGTCCCTTATCGGGGCCCAGCCTTCAGCTTTCCATATGTCTCTGCAGCTGACGTTCTGAACGGCCAGATAGACCCGGAGCTGTTTGATCAGGCCATTATCTTTGTCGGTACGTCCGCGGTTGGTCATGCCGATCTACGAACGACGCCTGTGGGTGTCCAATATCCCGGTGTTGAGGTGCACGCTAACGTGCTAGAGGGCCTGGTTTTTCCAGAGTTGTTACCGAGCAGACCCAACTGGATGGATGGGGCTGTGATTATGCTATTGCTGTTACTGGGCCTCCTGTGCGTATTTATTTTGCCGCGCCTCGAAGTATTAGGTATTGCAGTCTTTACCCTCTGTGTGAGCGGGTTGTTTATCGCACTGAGTGCGTATTTATGGGTCAAACTCAGGCTGGATTTACCTCAAGTTGCGGTACTGACCATGTTGATTAGCCAAGCCATGATCCTGGGCAGCCTGGGGTTTGTCAGGGAGCACAAAGAGCGACTCCAGATAAAATCGATTTTCGATCAATATGTCCCGCCTGCCCATATTCAGGCGATGTTAGACAACCCGGACAGTGTGTCTATGGAAGGGGAAAAACGTGATATCACCGTGCTGTTTGCTGATATTCGCTCCTTTACCACTATCTCTGAATCCCTGGATGCAGGTCGGCTCAAGTCTTATCTCAATCAGTATTTCTCGCCCATAACACGGATCATCTTCGAGCATCAGGGCACCATAGACAAATATGTGGGCGACATGGTGATGGCATTTTGGAATGCCCCCCTGCCAGTTCAGAAGCACCCCGAACTGGCGGTACGCTGTGCCATGGCGATGCAAGAGCAGGTAGATGCTCTGCAAGAACCCATGCGTCAGCAATCATTGCCTCCGTTTAAAATTGGGATTGGGCTCAATACCGGTGATATGAATGTGGGAGACATGGGTTCTGAATATCGTCGCGCCTATACCGTACTCGGCGACGCCGTGAATTTGGGCTCCCGGCTTGAAGGTCTGACTAAATACTATGGGGTGGGCATTCTCATCAATGAAACGACGCATGCGCAATGCCCAGACCTGGTATGTCGCCCCATTGACAAGGTCAAGGTCAAAGGCAAAAACCAGGCCGTCACGGTATATGAACCGATTTGCAGTCACGAGGCATTAACCCCAGATATACGTGAAGAACTGGACGCCCATGAACAAGCCTGGTCACTTTATTTATCACAACAATGGCAGCAGGCTCAGGCAGCTTTTACTAAACTTAAAGAACGCTCACCAGAGCGAAAAATCTATACGCTACTTAGTGAGCGGATCTTGGTCTTACAGGCTAACCCGCCCGGTGAGCAGTGGGATGGCAGCTACACCCATACATCGAAATAG
- a CDS encoding HD domain-containing phosphohydrolase, protein MEQHIRNIANKFEQAGSQVALQHLLKLAIELASEHDTSRLLENILLSAMELSATDGGTIYSVTEDMQLQFATLINGPLDLHMGGTSNQPIPFPPIPIYLDNGQCNESALVALAAAKREMIKIDDVYECEEYDLSAARAMDAKTGYHTQSVLTIPLLNHEQELNGVLQLINPHSKGEIVPFSRQQTDMICSIGALAAVALTNRQLIDSMETLFQAFTRLIAKAIDEKSPYTGGHCRRVPELTMMIAEAVHDATSGPMADFSMTQADRAELSLAGWLHDCGKIAIPEYVMDKATKLESVNDRIALVDAKIELAKRDLELDYTKRIFRFERDDDQAQVNHLRVELEEKLTQLEQDRQFLRHANIGGEFMRDEDQQRVKHIAEQTSVRIGTEIQPLLTENEVYNLNIARGTLTAEERRIINRHMDITLEMLEALPFPKHLRRVPEFAGGHHEKMDGTGYPRGLTREQMSIPARIMAIADIFEALTAADRPYKDAKKLSECLFIMGKMKLGDHIDPDLFDVFVDSKVYLKYAHQFLKPEQIDEVAHEQIPGYVKKQG, encoded by the coding sequence ATGGAACAGCATATTCGAAACATCGCAAATAAGTTTGAGCAGGCAGGCTCACAGGTCGCGCTGCAACACCTGCTCAAATTGGCCATTGAGCTGGCATCAGAGCACGATACAAGTCGACTTCTGGAGAACATCCTGCTTTCGGCTATGGAGCTTAGCGCAACCGACGGGGGGACCATCTATTCCGTCACTGAGGACATGCAGCTGCAGTTTGCCACACTGATAAATGGGCCATTGGACCTGCACATGGGCGGCACCTCCAATCAACCAATTCCTTTTCCTCCGATCCCTATCTACTTGGACAATGGACAATGCAACGAAAGCGCTTTAGTCGCACTGGCTGCGGCAAAGCGGGAAATGATCAAGATAGACGACGTATACGAATGTGAAGAATACGACCTGTCTGCAGCACGAGCGATGGATGCTAAAACGGGTTATCACACGCAGTCTGTGCTTACCATTCCTTTGCTCAATCATGAACAAGAACTCAATGGGGTGCTACAACTGATCAACCCACACAGTAAGGGCGAAATAGTCCCTTTTTCCAGACAGCAAACCGATATGATTTGCTCCATTGGCGCCCTGGCCGCTGTGGCACTGACAAACCGGCAGCTTATCGATAGTATGGAGACCCTCTTTCAAGCCTTTACCCGTCTGATTGCAAAGGCCATTGACGAAAAATCGCCTTATACCGGTGGTCACTGTAGACGCGTGCCTGAACTCACTATGATGATTGCGGAAGCGGTGCATGACGCCACGTCAGGCCCTATGGCTGACTTCTCCATGACGCAAGCCGATCGGGCCGAGCTGTCATTAGCGGGCTGGCTGCATGATTGCGGAAAAATCGCCATTCCTGAATATGTCATGGATAAGGCCACCAAACTTGAATCGGTAAACGACAGAATCGCGTTAGTCGATGCCAAAATTGAGCTGGCAAAACGTGACCTTGAACTCGACTATACGAAACGTATTTTTCGTTTTGAACGGGATGATGACCAAGCCCAGGTCAATCATCTTAGAGTTGAATTGGAGGAAAAACTCACTCAACTAGAGCAAGATCGCCAATTTTTACGACATGCTAATATCGGCGGCGAATTCATGCGCGACGAAGACCAGCAACGCGTTAAACACATCGCCGAACAAACATCCGTGCGGATCGGCACTGAGATACAACCCTTATTAACTGAAAACGAAGTCTATAATCTGAATATTGCGCGCGGCACGTTAACTGCAGAGGAGCGCAGGATCATCAATCGCCATATGGATATCACACTGGAAATGCTCGAAGCACTGCCCTTCCCCAAACATTTGCGTCGCGTACCCGAATTTGCAGGCGGTCATCATGAAAAGATGGACGGCACGGGATACCCAAGAGGGTTAACACGCGAGCAAATGTCGATCCCCGCCAGGATTATGGCCATTGCCGATATTTTTGAAGCGCTCACAGCAGCAGATCGTCCCTATAAAGATGCGAAAAAGCTGAGCGAATGCTTGTTCATTATGGGGAAAATGAAACTAGGCGACCACATTGACCCAGACTTGTTTGACGTCTTTGTCGATTCGAAAGTGTATTTGAAATATGCACACCAGTTCCTCAAGCCTGAACAAATTGATGAAGTGGCGCACGAGCAGATCCCGGGCTATGTAAAA
- a CDS encoding MBL fold metallo-hydrolase, producing the protein MKIKFYGVRGSTPTPGPTTVHYGGNTVCVTLESDAGKRMILDAGTGLRILGQELMHTRQPFYILLSHNHWDHIQGFPFFIPAYITKRQITIVPGVTEEHAPDAILKQMQGSYFPVPHNTLAADIQITPQVQDQWQYEDFNIRRCAMNHPGGGSAYRIAADGIDVVYATDNELNPPGLPVTSFQQWVDFVKDADYLIHDGQFVPDDYPLKHGWGHSLIKDALLLAEQGAVKHLVLISHDPDRSDAALDQIAADIQRQNRPFKTILAREGLTLP; encoded by the coding sequence ATGAAAATAAAGTTTTATGGTGTGCGGGGGTCCACCCCCACACCGGGGCCAACAACCGTCCATTATGGCGGTAACACTGTGTGTGTAACCCTTGAAAGCGATGCTGGTAAACGTATGATCCTGGATGCGGGGACCGGGCTCAGAATACTGGGCCAGGAGTTGATGCATACCCGTCAGCCTTTTTACATCTTACTAAGCCACAACCATTGGGATCATATTCAGGGCTTTCCGTTTTTCATTCCCGCCTACATTACCAAACGCCAGATCACCATTGTACCTGGTGTCACAGAAGAGCATGCCCCTGATGCCATTTTAAAGCAAATGCAGGGGAGTTATTTTCCTGTACCACACAACACCTTAGCGGCTGATATTCAGATAACCCCACAAGTACAGGACCAGTGGCAATATGAGGACTTCAACATTCGCCGCTGCGCGATGAACCATCCAGGTGGTGGCAGTGCTTACCGCATTGCGGCTGACGGTATCGACGTGGTATACGCCACGGACAATGAGCTGAACCCGCCTGGCCTGCCCGTTACGTCATTTCAGCAGTGGGTTGATTTTGTTAAAGACGCAGACTATTTGATCCACGATGGCCAGTTTGTACCGGATGATTACCCGCTCAAACACGGCTGGGGACATTCACTGATCAAAGATGCGCTGCTTCTTGCCGAACAAGGGGCCGTAAAGCATCTTGTGCTGATCAGCCATGATCCGGACCGCAGCGATGCAGCACTGGATCAGATAGCCGCTGACATTCAGCGCCAGAACCGGCCTTTCAAAACCATTCTGGCTCGCGAGGGATTAACACTGCCATGA